A part of Limihaloglobus sulfuriphilus genomic DNA contains:
- a CDS encoding NADH-dependent [FeFe] hydrogenase, group A6 — protein MKEKITVSFNNKEHRVDPGQTIMQAADKLGFHIPRLCYHPKLSIEGACRVCIVEVEGSKNYVASCATPIAEGMKIHTDTLELRRARRDIVELILDNHPQDCHTCERDGSCELQRLSAKMGIRGRHFEGEMKSYEEDLSSEAVVRNPNKCILCGRCVRMCSQIQKVSNLGLAGRGFKTVVMPAFDMPMKDSVCTACGQCINICPTAAFLEKAYIDEIYQALNDPDVVKVVNVAPSVRASIGESFGYDPGTNTEGKMFAAMRKLGFDYVFDSQFTADLTIMEEASELVDRIQNGGVLPMITSCSSGWMKCVEQFYPELLPNISTCKSPMSMMGALIKSYFAEQNNYDPKKIINVGVMPCTAKKYEAARPELKVNGVNATDYVLTTREFAWMVKSSAIDFRNLDSELPDNPLGSSSGAGAIFGATGGVMEAAIRTAYYIVTGKELDYLDVQSARGLNGVKESLIDFDGLELRVAVAHGLGNAAKLLDHVKQNPERYHFVEIMGCPGGCVGGGGQPYPLTNSIPLDEECLAKRASVLYDIDRDKPDRRSHDNPDIKKLYNEYLGEPLGKKSHKLLHTHYEQKFPKGIFEK, from the coding sequence ATGAAAGAAAAAATCACAGTAAGTTTTAACAACAAGGAACACCGTGTTGACCCCGGTCAGACAATTATGCAGGCCGCGGATAAGCTCGGTTTTCATATCCCGCGGCTTTGCTACCACCCAAAGCTCTCTATTGAGGGCGCGTGCAGGGTGTGTATCGTCGAGGTTGAAGGCTCTAAGAATTATGTAGCATCATGTGCGACACCGATTGCCGAGGGTATGAAAATTCATACTGACACACTCGAGCTTCGCCGGGCACGCAGGGATATTGTTGAGCTGATTCTCGACAATCACCCCCAGGACTGCCATACCTGCGAACGCGACGGAAGCTGTGAGCTCCAGAGGCTCTCTGCCAAGATGGGTATCAGAGGCCGCCATTTCGAAGGTGAAATGAAGAGCTACGAAGAAGACCTCAGCTCTGAGGCCGTCGTCCGCAATCCAAATAAATGTATCCTTTGCGGACGCTGCGTACGTATGTGTTCACAGATACAGAAGGTTTCCAACCTCGGCCTTGCCGGCAGAGGTTTCAAAACTGTCGTTATGCCGGCCTTTGACATGCCGATGAAAGACAGCGTATGTACCGCCTGCGGACAGTGCATCAATATCTGCCCGACCGCGGCGTTCCTGGAAAAAGCATACATTGACGAAATTTATCAGGCGCTGAACGATCCTGATGTAGTCAAAGTCGTCAACGTCGCCCCCTCTGTTCGTGCCTCCATAGGCGAATCTTTCGGCTATGACCCGGGTACAAACACCGAGGGCAAGATGTTCGCGGCTATGCGTAAACTCGGCTTTGACTACGTGTTTGACAGCCAGTTCACCGCCGACCTTACAATCATGGAAGAGGCAAGCGAGCTGGTGGACAGGATACAGAACGGCGGCGTACTGCCGATGATAACATCCTGTTCCAGCGGCTGGATGAAATGCGTCGAGCAGTTCTATCCGGAGCTGCTGCCCAACATATCTACGTGTAAATCGCCTATGAGCATGATGGGAGCGCTTATCAAGTCATACTTCGCGGAACAGAACAACTACGACCCAAAGAAAATCATAAACGTCGGAGTTATGCCCTGTACCGCTAAAAAGTACGAAGCCGCCCGTCCAGAGCTCAAGGTTAACGGCGTCAACGCGACCGACTATGTATTGACGACGCGTGAATTCGCATGGATGGTGAAGTCTTCGGCAATCGACTTCCGCAATCTCGATTCGGAACTGCCGGACAACCCGCTTGGCAGCTCTTCGGGGGCAGGAGCGATTTTCGGAGCGACCGGCGGTGTAATGGAAGCCGCCATCAGAACTGCTTATTACATAGTAACCGGCAAAGAGCTTGACTACCTCGACGTACAGTCCGCCAGAGGCCTCAACGGAGTTAAGGAAAGCCTTATCGACTTCGACGGCCTTGAACTGAGAGTGGCGGTAGCGCACGGTCTGGGCAACGCAGCGAAACTGCTTGACCACGTGAAACAGAACCCCGAACGCTACCACTTCGTCGAAATAATGGGATGCCCCGGCGGATGTGTCGGCGGCGGCGGACAGCCGTATCCGCTGACAAACAGCATACCGCTCGATGAAGAATGCCTGGCTAAGAGGGCTTCCGTCCTCTACGATATCGACAGAGACAAGCCGGACAGACGAAGCCACGATAACCCTGATATAAAGAAACTCTACAACGAATATCTTGGCGAACCTTTAGGTAAGAAGTCGCATAAGCTGCTTCATACTCATTATGAACAGAAATTCCCTAAGGGTATTTTTGAGAAATAA
- the hydG gene encoding [FeFe] hydrogenase H-cluster radical SAM maturase HydG, which translates to MKTANNVKNWIADRIRPEEIEKYLDNGKDFMDHDLIESCLEPKPAPDKAQLQDILDKSLSVTTLLPQETAALLRVEDPDHLALMQETALEVKKKVYDNRIVTFAPLYMSDLCVNNCLYCGFRTDNKNMTRRRLSMDEVAKEVEVLAGQIGHKRLIVVYGEHPKSGVDYIADTISTVYGLKFPTRKGYGSIRRVNVNAAPLQIDELRKLREVGIGTFQVFQETYHRPTYEYVHPKNTLKGNYLWRLYCMHRAMEAGVDDVGIGVLFGLYEWKYEVMALLLHSRELEAKFGIGPHTISFPRIEPAENTPYASKPKRKVDDADFLKLVSILRLSVPHTGMIVTCREGAKLKDKCLEIGCTQTDSSSQIGIGGYSELGNVQESKRQQFMLGDTRSLDEMIHDLAKKGCITSFCTAGYRCGRTGKCIMDMLRSGHEGKFCKLNAVITYREWLDDFASEETLRAGEKVIQEEIQQIKETMPKAYPQFIENYNRTVNGERDIYF; encoded by the coding sequence ATGAAAACCGCAAATAACGTAAAAAACTGGATAGCAGACAGGATACGTCCCGAAGAGATCGAGAAATATCTCGATAACGGCAAGGACTTTATGGATCACGACCTGATTGAGAGCTGCCTCGAGCCAAAACCCGCACCGGACAAGGCTCAGCTGCAGGACATTCTCGATAAATCGTTATCCGTAACAACACTTCTGCCCCAGGAAACAGCCGCACTGCTGCGGGTCGAAGATCCGGATCATTTAGCCCTGATGCAGGAAACAGCACTTGAGGTTAAAAAGAAGGTCTATGACAACCGGATAGTGACTTTCGCCCCGCTGTATATGAGCGATTTATGTGTAAACAACTGTTTGTACTGCGGTTTCAGAACAGATAACAAAAACATGACAAGGCGCCGGCTCAGTATGGACGAGGTAGCCAAAGAGGTCGAAGTCCTTGCCGGGCAAATCGGCCACAAACGCCTTATCGTTGTTTATGGCGAACATCCCAAAAGCGGCGTTGATTATATCGCAGATACTATAAGCACCGTTTACGGCCTGAAATTCCCCACCCGAAAGGGATACGGCTCGATCCGCAGAGTCAACGTCAACGCGGCTCCTTTGCAGATTGACGAGCTGCGGAAACTGCGTGAGGTAGGAATAGGCACCTTCCAGGTATTCCAGGAAACCTATCACCGCCCTACATACGAATACGTACACCCTAAAAACACATTAAAAGGCAACTACCTCTGGAGGCTCTACTGTATGCACAGGGCCATGGAGGCAGGCGTGGACGATGTCGGCATAGGCGTTCTTTTCGGACTCTACGAGTGGAAATACGAAGTCATGGCACTGCTGCTTCATTCCCGTGAGCTTGAGGCTAAATTCGGTATAGGCCCCCATACCATATCATTCCCGAGGATTGAGCCGGCAGAAAATACGCCATACGCTTCAAAGCCAAAACGCAAGGTTGATGACGCGGACTTCCTGAAACTCGTCAGTATTTTACGGCTTTCCGTTCCGCATACCGGAATGATTGTCACCTGCCGGGAAGGGGCTAAACTCAAGGATAAATGCCTCGAAATCGGCTGTACCCAGACGGATTCGTCTTCTCAGATAGGAATCGGAGGATATTCTGAACTCGGAAATGTTCAGGAATCAAAACGTCAGCAGTTTATGCTTGGAGACACCCGAAGCCTCGATGAGATGATACACGATCTGGCGAAGAAAGGCTGTATAACCAGCTTCTGCACCGCAGGCTACCGCTGCGGGCGTACCGGAAAATGCATTATGGACATGCTCAGAAGCGGCCATGAAGGCAAATTCTGCAAGCTAAACGCAGTGATTACTTACCGCGAATGGCTCGATGACTTCGCAAGCGAAGAAACACTCCGGGCAGGCGAGAAGGTCATACAGGAAGAAATACAGCAGATCAAAGAAACAATGCCCAAGGCCTACCCGCAGTTTATTGAAAACTATAACAGAACCGTTAACGGCGAAAGAGATATATACTTTTAG
- a CDS encoding complex I 24 kDa subunit family protein, whose amino-acid sequence MTDKINYDELKAFIDTLRDKPYFESYLIAVLHKAQQLYGYISRETMDFVSVEMQIPTANIWGVATFYHFFNLQPSGRYTVSVCMGTACYVKNAAGILDAVKRELGIGVGEVSKDGLFSLQEARCVGACGLAPVIMIENEIYGDLTPESVVEVLNQYRSKAKKESA is encoded by the coding sequence ATGACAGATAAAATAAATTATGATGAACTTAAGGCATTCATAGACACTCTCAGGGATAAACCCTACTTTGAGTCGTACCTTATCGCCGTACTGCATAAGGCACAGCAGCTCTACGGTTATATCTCACGCGAGACAATGGATTTTGTCTCTGTAGAGATGCAGATTCCAACGGCAAATATATGGGGCGTGGCGACATTCTACCATTTCTTCAACCTCCAGCCCAGCGGCAGATACACAGTGTCAGTGTGCATGGGTACTGCCTGTTACGTGAAAAACGCCGCCGGTATTCTTGATGCTGTCAAGCGGGAACTGGGCATTGGAGTCGGAGAAGTCTCCAAAGACGGCCTTTTCTCACTCCAGGAAGCCCGCTGCGTAGGTGCCTGCGGACTGGCTCCGGTTATAATGATTGAAAATGAAATTTACGGTGACCTTACTCCCGAATCTGTAGTTGAGGTTCTAAACCAGTACAGAAGCAAAGCGAAAAAAGAATCTGCCTGA
- a CDS encoding cell division protein FtsQ/DivIB, with amino-acid sequence MAKSSKSKKADNNAGKTGFNIKHAARRLGLVFTVIFFLALIVGLPYSISLMNKYVHRNIITALNEQASIFLVEDKYDVKFSKPDWVTAQLEERIINAAIETVGSATIESGAAVEIGEKLALEMDWLSDVKVVTVRDGIDIYISYREPVALFKYDNTPYYLDSSCHVLNYCPVKDLNIVEITGFSTSGQTVPMPGVRWRRPELEAAVTLINLCRNMDRELAGKPLLSEIARIDTSKFNSSSVKDSKLTMVVDDGTKIFWGEPVQKASIKAEATDSEKLMRLYGFFGRYGTLRGTAQSLDLRRPAGMVPFSSDN; translated from the coding sequence ATGGCAAAATCTTCAAAATCTAAAAAGGCTGATAATAACGCCGGCAAAACCGGCTTTAATATTAAGCACGCAGCCAGGCGGCTGGGTTTGGTGTTTACCGTCATTTTTTTTCTGGCTCTCATAGTTGGATTGCCGTATTCGATTTCCCTGATGAACAAATATGTTCATCGAAATATCATCACCGCATTAAATGAGCAGGCCAGCATCTTTCTGGTTGAGGATAAATATGATGTTAAGTTTTCAAAGCCCGATTGGGTAACGGCTCAGCTTGAGGAGAGGATAATAAATGCCGCTATAGAAACAGTCGGCAGCGCCACAATCGAAAGCGGTGCGGCGGTGGAGATTGGTGAGAAACTCGCCCTCGAGATGGACTGGCTTTCAGATGTTAAGGTTGTAACAGTTCGTGACGGGATTGATATATATATATCTTACCGTGAGCCGGTAGCTTTGTTTAAGTACGACAATACGCCGTATTATCTGGACAGCAGCTGCCATGTACTGAATTACTGCCCGGTTAAGGATCTTAATATTGTAGAGATAACCGGTTTTAGCACTTCGGGCCAGACAGTGCCGATGCCCGGTGTTCGCTGGAGGAGGCCCGAGCTTGAGGCGGCTGTAACTCTGATAAACCTGTGCCGAAATATGGACCGTGAACTGGCGGGTAAGCCTCTTCTCAGTGAAATTGCCAGAATTGACACTTCAAAATTCAACAGCAGCAGCGTAAAGGATTCTAAACTTACCATGGTCGTTGACGACGGCACCAAAATATTCTGGGGCGAACCCGTTCAAAAGGCGAGCATTAAGGCGGAAGCTACGGATTCTGAAAAACTTATGCGTTTGTATGGTTTTTTCGGCAGATACGGGACATTGCGGGGCACTGCCCAGTCGCTTGACCTCCGCAGGCCCGCGGGTATGGTTCCGTTCTCTTCTGATAATTGA
- a CDS encoding D-alanine--D-alanine ligase, with translation MSETSLKIAVLMGGIGSEREISLLTGKNIAAALRSEGMTVVEADVTPEKLDILTDKTIDVFFPALHGHWGEDGGIQKILEQRGLVYTGSSAEASEIAFDKLRSIELFRNAGLQAPAGFEVNSRTDLAELEEELDSKSGKYVVKPVRDGSSVGIEIRTGKQAAIRSAADRLEKFGSLMIEDFIPGREITVGVVNEHVLPVLEIIAKAGFYDYESKYISDQTEYVFDTIKDPELVKRIEHDARVCYEAVGAKDAARADFILSDDNVPYVLEINTSPGFTSHSLVPKAAAHIGLSQGRLCREIIEAAIARHVKS, from the coding sequence TTGAGTGAAACTTCCCTAAAGATAGCTGTTTTGATGGGCGGGATCGGCAGCGAGCGAGAAATTTCGCTTTTGACCGGCAAAAATATCGCCGCGGCTCTGCGGAGTGAGGGTATGACAGTGGTTGAGGCTGATGTTACGCCTGAAAAACTTGATATACTTACCGATAAAACCATTGATGTCTTTTTCCCTGCTCTGCACGGGCATTGGGGCGAAGACGGCGGAATACAGAAAATCCTCGAGCAGAGAGGCCTTGTATATACCGGCAGCTCAGCGGAGGCCTCTGAAATTGCATTTGATAAGCTCCGGAGCATAGAGCTTTTCAGAAATGCCGGTTTGCAAGCCCCCGCCGGTTTTGAGGTAAACAGCCGAACAGATTTGGCTGAGCTTGAAGAAGAGCTTGATTCAAAATCCGGCAAATATGTTGTCAAACCGGTGCGCGACGGCAGCAGCGTCGGCATTGAAATCCGTACCGGCAAACAGGCCGCGATACGTTCGGCGGCTGACCGCCTGGAAAAATTCGGCTCTCTTATGATAGAGGATTTTATTCCGGGCAGAGAAATAACCGTAGGGGTTGTTAACGAGCATGTACTGCCGGTACTGGAAATTATTGCCAAAGCCGGTTTTTATGATTATGAATCGAAATATATCAGTGACCAGACAGAATACGTCTTTGATACAATCAAAGATCCGGAGCTTGTAAAACGAATTGAACATGATGCGCGTGTTTGTTATGAAGCTGTAGGAGCAAAAGACGCGGCGAGGGCGGACTTTATATTGTCCGATGACAATGTCCCTTATGTACTTGAGATAAATACCTCGCCGGGCTTTACTTCGCATTCGCTCGTTCCCAAGGCGGCAGCGCATATCGGCCTGAGTCAGGGCCGGCTCTGCCGTGAAATAATCGAAGCGGCAATTGCACGGCATGTTAAATCATAA
- the murB gene encoding UDP-N-acetylmuramate dehydrogenase, whose protein sequence is MQLFNGLDSIVKKDAPVGKYTWYGLGGNAEYLIRPDNHEQLAEVAQICTENSIPIHVLGLGSNVLISDAGVKGAVIKLDSAAFSDVSYKGDRVLAGSGASLNEVVLNCVREGLSGLECVTGIPGSVGGAVRMNAGGKFGDIGTSIVSLKLMDDLGSIYVKSKPDIEFDYRSSNITEPFILEAEFKLFKSDPDRVMKATQEIWIYKKNIQPVTGRTAGCVFKNPSVDTAGSLIDRAGLKGLKAGTAQVSEKHGNFIIADKDTKSSDIIELIEIIQQKVQQEFDVELELEIEIWT, encoded by the coding sequence ATGCAATTGTTCAATGGCTTAGATAGTATAGTAAAAAAAGACGCTCCGGTAGGAAAGTACACATGGTACGGGCTTGGCGGCAACGCCGAATACCTTATCAGGCCCGATAACCACGAGCAGCTGGCAGAGGTTGCCCAAATTTGTACGGAGAACTCGATCCCAATACACGTTCTCGGGCTCGGTTCGAATGTACTTATAAGCGATGCGGGCGTAAAGGGCGCAGTAATAAAACTCGATTCCGCGGCGTTCTCGGATGTCAGCTACAAGGGTGACCGCGTGTTGGCCGGCAGCGGGGCAAGCCTCAACGAGGTTGTCCTCAACTGTGTTCGAGAGGGTCTCAGCGGGCTGGAATGTGTTACCGGAATCCCCGGCAGTGTCGGCGGGGCGGTCAGGATGAACGCCGGCGGCAAGTTTGGAGATATCGGGACATCTATTGTGTCTTTAAAACTCATGGACGATCTGGGCAGTATCTATGTCAAATCCAAACCGGACATAGAGTTCGATTACAGAAGTTCAAACATAACCGAGCCGTTTATCCTCGAGGCTGAATTTAAACTTTTTAAATCCGATCCGGACAGGGTCATGAAAGCTACCCAGGAGATATGGATTTATAAAAAGAATATTCAGCCTGTGACCGGCAGAACGGCCGGATGCGTTTTCAAAAATCCGTCAGTAGATACCGCCGGCTCACTAATTGACCGTGCGGGGCTAAAAGGCTTAAAGGCCGGAACGGCACAGGTTTCTGAAAAGCATGGAAACTTCATCATAGCCGACAAGGACACAAAAAGCAGTGATATTATAGAGCTGATAGAGATTATACAGCAAAAGGTTCAGCAGGAGTTTGATGTTGAGCTTGAGCTCGAAATCGAGATATGGACTTGA
- the murC gene encoding UDP-N-acetylmuramate--L-alanine ligase: protein MFRDKKYHFIGIGGIGMSGLARILLKFGAVITGSDMGEGIVLKNLRDLGINVKTGHMKEYLSAIPGGVDAVVISAAIPEANPELAYARQAGLKVVRYAEMLGIVMSLYRGVAIAGTHGKSTTSGWAAFVLDRLGMCPNYVVGADVNDLAASSGVGSGEFFVAEACEYARSFLNLHPTVSTVLNVEEDHLDYYRDLDDIIDAFGSFMRGTRTGGKIILNADDVNYQRLRDDYESKKDQYRSHQIYTFGMNNPQADYRAQNAVLTSGGGYQFDILFAGRRLGSASLKVPGVHNVYNALAVTASLSAAGVGMDKILSVIGDFSGVDRRMTLLKSGKGIRVYDDYAHHPTEIKATLSAMRQMCQFEGCNRLICIFQPHQYSRTRFLIDDFASSFDEADLVIVPEIYFVRDSEDSLQNVNSQMLVDKINNRCEKLSGRNHQKSEPRALFIETREGIISEIKNNATSGDVIITMGAGDIWKVADAIVQWLR, encoded by the coding sequence ATGTTTCGAGATAAAAAATATCACTTCATCGGCATTGGCGGCATTGGGATGAGCGGCCTTGCCCGTATCCTCCTCAAGTTTGGAGCGGTTATAACCGGTTCGGACATGGGTGAGGGCATAGTACTGAAAAATCTGCGGGATTTGGGAATCAATGTTAAAACAGGTCACATGAAAGAGTATCTCTCGGCGATTCCCGGCGGTGTTGATGCCGTGGTGATAAGCGCTGCTATCCCAGAGGCAAACCCCGAGCTGGCTTATGCCAGGCAGGCGGGCCTGAAAGTGGTGCGTTATGCCGAGATGCTTGGTATTGTAATGAGCCTTTACCGCGGCGTTGCTATTGCCGGTACTCACGGCAAAAGCACTACTTCCGGCTGGGCGGCATTTGTTCTGGACAGGCTTGGAATGTGCCCCAATTATGTAGTAGGCGCAGATGTCAACGACCTTGCCGCCTCAAGCGGTGTCGGCAGCGGTGAGTTTTTCGTTGCCGAGGCCTGCGAATACGCAAGGAGTTTTCTCAATCTGCATCCCACTGTCAGCACAGTTCTCAACGTTGAAGAGGATCACCTTGATTATTACAGGGACCTTGATGATATTATTGACGCGTTCGGCAGTTTTATGCGGGGCACACGCACCGGCGGCAAAATTATCCTAAACGCCGACGATGTGAACTATCAGCGGCTTCGAGACGATTATGAGAGCAAAAAGGATCAGTACCGCTCGCATCAGATTTACACATTCGGCATGAATAACCCCCAGGCAGATTACCGTGCGCAAAACGCTGTTCTAACATCCGGCGGCGGGTATCAGTTTGATATTCTCTTCGCCGGCCGCAGACTTGGTTCCGCGTCGCTGAAGGTTCCGGGGGTCCATAATGTCTATAATGCTCTTGCCGTAACGGCTTCTCTATCGGCGGCCGGTGTAGGGATGGATAAAATTCTCTCGGTGATCGGAGATTTCAGCGGAGTTGACCGTCGAATGACGCTGCTCAAATCCGGCAAAGGAATTCGTGTTTATGATGATTACGCGCATCACCCGACAGAAATAAAGGCTACGCTCTCGGCAATGCGGCAGATGTGCCAGTTCGAGGGCTGCAACAGGCTGATTTGCATATTCCAGCCGCACCAGTACAGCAGAACGAGATTTTTGATAGACGATTTTGCCTCGAGCTTTGATGAGGCTGATTTAGTGATAGTACCTGAGATTTATTTTGTTCGGGATAGTGAAGATTCGCTCCAAAATGTAAACTCCCAAATGCTGGTCGATAAAATCAATAACCGATGTGAGAAACTTTCCGGCAGAAATCACCAGAAAAGTGAACCAAGGGCATTGTTTATTGAGACCAGAGAGGGTATAATAAGCGAGATAAAGAATAACGCCACAAGCGGCGATGTAATAATAACTATGGGCGCAGGAGATATCTGGAAGGTCGCAGATGCAATTGTTCAATGGCTTAGATAG
- a CDS encoding response regulator, with the protein MKKTRLILADDHQIIVEGLKGVLSTEPDIELIGTAADGRELVEMAFKYRPDVIIVDISMPLLNGIDATEQMIRDGLKSKIIILTMHNDAMYAARAFDAGASGYVLKHSAPNELVKAIREVLRGHNYITPLVDGEIIRGYRSGSNKNLNLSRKLTTRQKEVLSMLAEGFTAKEIGKKLHISVRTVEFHKYKMMEELGIDSSAELIMFAVKHKLTEP; encoded by the coding sequence ATGAAAAAAACCAGGCTTATACTTGCAGATGATCATCAGATTATTGTTGAGGGTCTAAAGGGCGTACTCAGCACTGAACCGGACATTGAACTGATAGGCACAGCAGCCGACGGCCGCGAGCTTGTGGAAATGGCGTTTAAATACAGGCCGGACGTCATCATTGTTGACATTTCTATGCCTCTGCTCAACGGTATAGACGCCACTGAGCAGATGATAAGAGACGGGCTCAAATCAAAGATTATCATCCTTACCATGCACAATGACGCGATGTATGCCGCCAGGGCCTTTGATGCAGGCGCCAGCGGCTATGTGCTCAAGCATTCCGCACCGAACGAGCTTGTTAAGGCAATACGAGAGGTCTTGAGGGGGCATAACTATATTACTCCGCTGGTTGACGGTGAGATAATCAGGGGCTACCGCAGCGGCTCAAACAAAAACCTGAACCTTTCAAGAAAACTTACAACCCGCCAGAAAGAAGTGCTCTCAATGCTGGCAGAGGGTTTTACTGCCAAAGAAATTGGAAAAAAACTCCACATCTCTGTCAGGACAGTAGAGTTCCATAAATATAAAATGATGGAAGAGCTGGGTATAGACAGCAGCGCGGAGCTGATCATGTTCGCGGTCAAACACAAGCTCACCGAACCCTAA